From a single Leopardus geoffroyi isolate Oge1 chromosome E1, O.geoffroyi_Oge1_pat1.0, whole genome shotgun sequence genomic region:
- the THRA gene encoding thyroid hormone receptor alpha, which produces MEQKPSKVECGSDPEENSARSPDGKRKRKNGQCSLKTSMSGYIPSYLDKDEQCVVCGDKATGYHYRCITCEGCKGFFRRTIQKNLHPTYSCKYDSCCVIDKITRNQCQLCRFKKCIAVGMAMDLVLDDSKRVAKRKLIEQNRERRRKEEMIRSLQQRPEPTPEEWDLIHVATEAHRSTNAQGSHWKQRRKFLPDDIGQSPIVSMPDGDKVDLEAFSEFTKIITPAITRVVDFAKKLPMFSELPCEDQIILLKGCCMEIMSLRAAVRYDPESDTLTLSGEMAVKREQLKNGGLGVVSDAIFELGKSLSAFNLDDTEVALLQAVLLMSTDRSGLLCVDKIEKSQEAYLLAFEHYVNHRKHNIPHFWPKLLMKVTDLRMIGACHASRFLHMKVECPTELFPPLFLEVFEDQEV; this is translated from the exons ATGGAACAGAAGCCAAGCAAGGTGGAGTGTGGGTCAGACCCAGAGGAGAACAG TGCCAGGTCACCAGATGGAAAGCGAAAAAGAAAGAACGGCCAATGTTCCCTGAAAACCAGCATGTCAG ggtATATCCCTAGTTACCTGGACAAAGACGAGCAGTGTGTCGTGTGTGGGGACAAGGCAACCGGTTATCACTATCGCTGCATCACTTGTGAGGGCTGCAAG ggcTTCTTTCGCCGCACAATCCAGAAGAACCTCCATCCCACCTACTCCTGCAAATATGACAGCTGCTGTGTCATTGACAAGATCACCCGCAACCAGTGCCAGCTGTGTCGCTTCAAGAAGTGCATCGCCGTGGGCATGGCCATGGACT TGGTTCTAGATGACTCAAAGCGGGTGGCCAAGCGCAAGCTGATCGAGCAGAACCGGGAGCGGCGACGAAAGGAAGAGATGATCCGATCACTGCAGCAGCGACCGGAGCCCACTCCCGAAGAGTGGGACCTGATCCATGTTGCCACAGAGGCCCATCGCAGCACGAATGCCCAGGGCAGCCATTGGAAGCAGAGACGGAAATTCCTG CCGGATGACATCGGCCAGTCACCCATCGTCTCCATGCCGGATGGAGACAAGGTGGACCTAGAGGCCTTCAGCGAGTTTACCAAGATCATCACCCCGGCCATCACCCGTGTGGTGGACTTTGCCAAAAAACTGCCCATGTTCTCCGAG CTGCCTTGCGAAGACCAGATCATCCTCCTGAAGGGGTGCTGCATGGAGATCATGTCCCTGCGGGCGGCTGTCCGCTATGACCCCGAAAGCGACACCCTGACGCTGAGTGGGGAGATGGCCGTCAAGCGGGAGCAGCTCAAGAATGGTGGCCTGGGCGTAGTCTCCGACGCCATCTTTGAACTGGGCAAGTCACTCTCTGCCTTTAACCTGGATGATACGGAAGTGGCTCTGCTGCAGGCTGTGCTGCTAATGTCAACAG ACCGCTCGGGCCTGCTGTGTGTGGACAAGATCGAGAAGAGTCAGGAGGCGTACCTGCTGGCGTTCGAGCACTACGTGAACCACCGCAAACACAACATTCCGCACTTCTGGCCCAAGCTGCTGATGAAGGTGACTGACCTCCGCATGATCGGGGCCTGCCACGCCAGCCGCTTCCTCCACATGAAAGTCGAGTGCCCCACCGAACTGTTCCCCCCACTCTTCCTCGAGGTCTTTGAGGATCAGGAAGTCTAA
- the NR1D1 gene encoding nuclear receptor subfamily 1 group D member 1, with translation MTTLDSNNNTGGVITYIGSSGSSPSRTSPESLYSDSSNGSFQSLSQGCPAYFPPSPTGSLTQDPARSFGSIPPNLSDDGSPSSSSSSSSSFYNGSPSGGLQVALEDSSRVSPSKSTSNITKLNGMVLLCKVCGDVASGFHYGVHACEGCKGFFRRSIQQNIQYKRCLKNENCSIVRINRNRCQQCRFKKCLSVGMSRDAVRFGRIPKREKQRMLAEMQSAMNLANNQLSSQCPLETSPTQHPTPGPMGPSPPPAPAPSPLVGFSQFPQQLTPPRSPSPEPTVEDVISQVARAHREIFTYAHDKLGTSPGNFNGNHASGSPPATTPHCWESQGCPPVPNDNVMAAQRHNEALNGLRQASSSYLPAWPPGPAHHSCQQPNSNGHRLCPTHVYPAPEGEAPANSPRQGNSKNVLLACPMNMYPHGRSGRTVQEIWEDFSMSFTPAVREVVEFAKHIPGFRDLSQHDQVTLLKAGTFEVLMVRFASLFNVKDQTVMFLSRTTYSLQELGAMGMGDLLNAMFDFSEKLNSLALTEEELGLFTAVVLVSADRSGMENSASVEQLQETLLRALRALVLKNRPSETSRFTKLLLKLPDLRTLNNMHSEKLLSFRVDAQ, from the exons GTGGTGTCATCACCTACATTGGCTCCAGCGGCTCTTCCCCAAGCCGTACCAGCCCTGAGTCTCTCTACAGTGACAGCTCAAATGGCAGCTTCCAGTCCCTGAGTCAAGGCTGCCCTGCCTACTTCCCACCATCACCCACTGGATCCCTCACTCAGGACCCAGCTCGCTCCTTTGGGAGCATTCCACCCAACTTGAGTGATGATGGCTCcccttcttcatcttcctcctcctcctcctccttctataATGGGAGCCCCTCAGGGGGTCTACAAGTGGCCCTGGAAGATAGCAGCCGAGTGTCCCCCAGCAAGAGCACCAGCAACATCACCA AGCTGAATGGCATGGTGCTACTGTGTAAAGTGTGTGGGGACGTTGCCTCGGGCTTCCACTATGGCGTGCATGCCTGTGAGGGCTGCAAG GGCTTTTTCCGTCGGAGTATCCAGCAGAACATCCAGTACAAAAGGtgtctgaaaaatgaaaactgctCCATCGTCCGCATCAATCGCAACCGCTGCCAGCAGTGTCGCTTCAAGAAGTGTCTCTCCGTGGGCATGTCTCGAGATG CTGTGCGTTTTGGGCGCATCCCCAAACGAGAGAAGCAGCGGATGCTTGCCGAGATGCAGAGCGCCATGAACCTGGCCAACAACCAGTTGAGCAGCCAGTGCCCGTTGGAGACCTCACCCACCCAGCATCCGACTCCAGGCCCCATGGGCCCCTCACCACCTCCCGCTCCGGCCCCCTCACCCCTGGTGGGCTTCTCCCAATTCCCACAACAGCTGACACCTCCCCGATCCCCAAGTCCTGAGCCCACAGTGGAGGATGTGATATCCCAGGTGGCCCGGGCCCACCGAGAAATCTTCACCTATGCCCATGACAAGCTGGGCACCTCACCTGGCAACTTCAATGGCAACCATGCATCGGGCAGCCCTCCAGCCACCACTCCTCATTGCTGGGAAAGTCAGGGCTGCCCGCCTGTCCCCAATGACAACGTTATGGCTGCCCAGCGTCATAATGAGGCCCTGAATGGTTTACGCCAGGCTTCCTCCTCTTACCTTCCTGCCTGgccccctggccctgcccaccacaGCTGCCAGCAGCCCAACAGCAACGGGCACCGTCTATGCCCCACCCATGTGTACCCAGCCCCAGAAGGCGAAGCACCTGCCAACAGTCCACGGCAGGGCAACTCCAAGAATGTTCTGCTG gcaTGTCCCATGAACATGTACCCCCACGGACGCAGTGGGAGAACCGTGCAAGAGATCTGGGAGGATTTCTCCATGAGCTTCACACCTGCTGTGCGGGAGGTGGTAGAGTTTGCCAAGCACATCCCCGGCTTTCGTGATCTTTCTCAGCACGACCAGGTCACCTTGCTTAAGGCGGGAACCTTTGAG GTGCTGATGGTGCGCTTTGCATCGCTGTTCAACGTGAAGGACCAGACAGTGATGTTCCTGAGCCGCACCACTTACAGCCTGCAGGAACTTGGAGCCATGGGCATGGGGGACCTGCTCAATGCCATGTTTGACTTTAGTGAGAAGCTCAACTCCCTGGCGCTTACCGAGGAGGAGCTGGGCCTCTTCACCGCGGTGGTGCTTGTCTCTGCAG ACCGCTCGGGCATGGAGAATTCCGCTTCGGTGGAGCAGCTCCAGGAGACGCTGCTGCGGGCTcttcgggctctggtgctgaagAACCGGCCCTCGGAGACTTCCCGCTTCACCAAGCTGCTGCTCAAGCTGCCGGACCTGCGGACCCTGAACAACATGCATTCCGAGAAGCTGCTGTCCTTCCGGGTGGACGCCCAGTGA